TGTTATTTGCTGCTACTGGCCGTGGTTTTGCCGATCAACCAAATGCCGGTCTTGGCGTTGGCATATTTTGGGCTGTATGCGGAGTTTTATTGCTATTATTCAATATTTATTGGGATTTTCGTTACACTCGCATAGGTAAAAAATTAGCAAATCCTAATCCGGCTCTGCATCTTAGTAAGGCAGATACAACTAAAGCTATTCGATTGGGAATAATTGTAAGTTTAGTAGGGATATTATTAACACTGTTGGGTGCTGGAGCAACCTTAGCAGTACTGATAGCAAAATCTATATCCCAACCCCCCGGAGTAGCAATTACTGACCCAAACAAAATTAGGGAGCAACGCGA
Above is a window of Nostoc sp. UHCC 0702 DNA encoding:
- a CDS encoding DUF3611 family protein, with amino-acid sequence MQSESEVRSLAPATQGIGNTIRFTGWIAFWLQLGLGVVSGIALLFAATGRGFADQPNAGLGVGIFWAVCGVLLLLFNIYWDFRYTRIGKKLANPNPALHLSKADTTKAIRLGIIVSLVGILLTLLGAGATLAVLIAKSISQPPGVAITDPNKIREQRDFLKSDFKRAIAKISS